A section of the Streptomyces sp. V3I8 genome encodes:
- the mmsB gene encoding multiple monosaccharide ABC transporter permease has translation MSTNVTAKSPAPAPAGKGGSTGGGDGLLQLMVDGMRRNMRQYGMLIALGLIVVLFAVWTDGDLLLPRNVSNLVLQNSYILILAIGMMLVIIAGHIDLSVGSLTAFVGAVAAVLMVKHDTPWPLAVVLCLLLGAAAGAAQGFFIAYLGIPSFIVTLAGMLTFRGLTEIFLEGQTLGPFPEGLQKVSNGFLPEVGPDTNYHNLTLLLGFAVIAFIVLQEVRDRRRQQEFALEVPPFKLFLLKIIALVAAVLTVTMMLASYKGAPVVLIILGVLVVGFGYVMRNAVIGRHIYAIGGNLPAAKLSGVRDKKVTFLVFLNMGMLAALAGLVFAARFNAASPKAGVNFELEAIAASFIGGASMSGGVGTVLGAIIGGVVLGVLNNGMNLVGVGSDWQQVIKGLVLLAAVGFDVWNKRKVGS, from the coding sequence ATGAGCACGAATGTGACCGCCAAGTCCCCGGCTCCGGCACCCGCCGGCAAGGGCGGCTCGACAGGCGGCGGCGACGGCCTGCTGCAGCTGATGGTGGACGGCATGCGCCGCAACATGCGGCAGTACGGCATGCTGATCGCGCTGGGCCTGATCGTGGTGCTGTTCGCGGTGTGGACGGACGGCGACCTGCTGCTGCCGCGCAACGTCTCCAACCTGGTCCTGCAGAACAGCTACATCCTGATCCTCGCGATCGGCATGATGCTCGTCATCATCGCGGGCCACATCGACCTGTCGGTCGGTTCGCTCACCGCCTTCGTGGGGGCGGTGGCGGCCGTGCTGATGGTCAAGCACGACACCCCCTGGCCACTGGCCGTGGTGCTGTGCCTGCTCCTGGGCGCCGCCGCGGGAGCCGCGCAGGGGTTCTTCATCGCGTACCTCGGCATACCGTCCTTCATCGTGACCCTCGCGGGCATGCTGACCTTCCGCGGTCTGACGGAGATCTTCCTGGAGGGCCAGACGCTCGGCCCGTTCCCCGAGGGTCTGCAGAAGGTCTCCAACGGCTTCCTCCCCGAGGTCGGCCCGGACACGAACTACCACAACCTCACGCTGCTGCTCGGCTTCGCGGTGATCGCGTTCATCGTGCTGCAGGAGGTGCGTGACCGCAGGCGGCAGCAGGAGTTCGCGCTCGAGGTGCCGCCCTTCAAGCTGTTCCTGCTGAAGATCATCGCCCTGGTCGCCGCCGTGCTCACGGTGACGATGATGCTCGCCAGCTACAAGGGCGCCCCGGTGGTGCTGATCATCCTCGGCGTCCTCGTCGTGGGCTTCGGCTATGTGATGCGCAACGCCGTCATCGGCCGCCACATCTACGCGATCGGCGGCAACCTGCCCGCGGCGAAGCTGTCCGGCGTGCGGGACAAGAAGGTCACCTTCCTGGTCTTCCTCAACATGGGCATGCTCGCGGCGCTGGCCGGCCTGGTCTTCGCGGCCCGCTTCAACGCGGCCTCGCCGAAGGCCGGTGTGAACTTCGAACTCGAGGCGATCGCCGCGTCGTTCATCGGCGGCGCGTCGATGAGCGGCGGCGTGGGCACGGTCCTCGGCGCGATCATCGGTGGTGTCGTCCTCGGTGTGCTCAACAACGGCATGAACCTGGTCGGTGTCGGCAGTGACTGGCAGCAGGTCATCAAGGGCCTGGTGCTGCTCGCGGCGGTCGGCTTCGACGTCTGGAACAAGCGCAAGGTCGGTTCGTAA
- a CDS encoding intradiol ring-cleavage dioxygenase yields MTDNSIGRRTLLIATGATAATLTVGATVQDSPTAADQVPAAAAAVCTLTKEMTEGPYYLDGQLVRADIHEDKTGIPLKLTLTVVDDDTCAPLADALVELWHCDALGEYSGFVGGNGHDEPDNGRFLRGGVLTGSDGVARITSVYPGWYRGRCVHIHVKVHTDVTLTADGSFEGGQELHTGQLFFNETVTARVARVPVYAANTVTRTTLAQDGIYDDGGAASGLLTLTALGSSTTAGYAGSLTLGVETS; encoded by the coding sequence ATGACAGACAACTCGATCGGACGACGAACCCTGCTCATCGCCACGGGCGCCACCGCGGCGACGCTGACCGTGGGCGCCACGGTCCAGGACTCCCCCACCGCCGCCGACCAGGTCCCGGCAGCCGCCGCGGCCGTCTGCACCCTCACGAAGGAGATGACCGAAGGCCCCTACTACCTGGACGGACAGCTGGTCCGCGCCGACATCCACGAGGACAAGACCGGCATTCCGCTGAAGCTCACGCTCACCGTCGTCGACGACGACACCTGTGCCCCGCTCGCGGACGCGCTGGTGGAGCTCTGGCACTGCGACGCACTCGGCGAGTACAGCGGGTTCGTCGGCGGGAACGGCCACGACGAGCCGGACAACGGCAGGTTCCTGCGCGGCGGGGTCCTGACGGGCTCCGACGGCGTCGCGCGGATCACCAGCGTCTACCCCGGCTGGTACCGGGGGCGCTGCGTCCACATCCACGTCAAGGTGCACACCGACGTCACCCTGACCGCCGACGGCTCCTTCGAGGGCGGCCAGGAGCTCCACACCGGGCAGCTGTTCTTCAACGAGACCGTCACCGCGAGGGTGGCGAGGGTGCCCGTGTACGCGGCCAACACGGTGACCCGCACGACGCTCGCGCAGGACGGCATCTACGACGACGGCGGCGCGGCCTCGGGCCTGCTGACCCTGACGGCACTGGGCAGCTCGACGACGGCCGGCTACGCGGGCTCGCTCACCCTGGGCGTCGAAACGAGCTGA
- the mmsA gene encoding multiple monosaccharide ABC transporter ATP-binding protein, translated as MAGPVLEMRSIVKTFPGVKALSDVSLSVRPGEVHAICGENGAGKSTLMKVLSGVHPHGTYEGDILFEGESCRFKDIRASEQHGIVIIHQELALVPYLSIAENIFLGNEHATRGFISWTETLRHATELLRRVGLDEHPDTRVADIGVGKQQLVEIAKALSKKVKLLILDEPTAALNDEDSGKLLDLILGLKDQGITSIIISHKLNEIETVADSVTILRDGRSIETLDVKAAETTEDRIISGMVGRDLDHRFPERTPHDTEVGAAPALEIRNWTVHHPIDQQRKVVDDVSIQVRRGEIVGIAGLMGAGRTELAMSVFGRTYGRYAGGTVLKDGKEIRTKTVSDAVKHGIAYVTEDRKHYGLNLIDTINRNISLSALGKVAKGGVVDEHAERQVAEGFRKSMNIKAPTVFEPVGKLSGGNQQKVVLSKWIFAGPDVLILDEPTRGIDVGAKFEIYTVIDKLAAEGKAVVFISSELPELLGMCDRIYTMSAGRLTGEVQRAEATQEVLMRQMTKDKR; from the coding sequence ATGGCGGGACCCGTCCTGGAAATGCGCTCGATCGTCAAGACCTTCCCCGGCGTCAAGGCGCTGTCGGACGTCTCCCTGAGCGTCCGGCCCGGCGAGGTCCACGCCATCTGCGGGGAGAACGGCGCCGGCAAGTCGACCCTCATGAAGGTCCTCTCCGGCGTCCATCCGCACGGGACCTACGAGGGCGACATCCTCTTCGAGGGTGAGTCCTGCAGGTTCAAGGACATCAGGGCGAGCGAGCAGCACGGCATCGTGATCATCCACCAGGAACTCGCCCTGGTGCCGTACCTCTCCATCGCGGAGAACATCTTCCTCGGCAACGAGCACGCCACGCGCGGGTTCATCAGCTGGACCGAGACGCTGCGGCACGCGACCGAGCTGCTGCGGCGGGTCGGTCTGGACGAGCACCCCGACACCCGCGTCGCCGACATCGGCGTGGGCAAGCAGCAGCTCGTCGAGATCGCGAAGGCGCTGTCGAAGAAGGTGAAGCTGCTGATCCTCGACGAGCCGACGGCGGCTCTGAACGACGAGGACAGCGGCAAGCTCCTCGACCTGATCCTGGGGCTCAAGGACCAGGGCATCACCTCGATCATCATCTCGCACAAGCTCAACGAGATCGAGACGGTCGCGGACTCGGTGACGATCCTGCGCGACGGGCGGTCCATCGAGACCCTCGACGTGAAGGCCGCGGAGACCACCGAGGACCGGATCATCAGCGGCATGGTCGGGCGCGACCTCGACCACCGCTTCCCGGAGCGCACCCCGCACGACACCGAGGTGGGCGCGGCCCCGGCGCTGGAGATCCGCAACTGGACCGTGCACCACCCCATCGACCAGCAGCGCAAGGTGGTCGACGACGTGTCGATCCAGGTGCGCCGCGGGGAGATCGTCGGTATCGCCGGGCTCATGGGCGCCGGCCGCACCGAACTGGCGATGAGCGTCTTCGGGCGCACCTACGGCCGCTACGCGGGCGGCACCGTCCTCAAGGACGGCAAGGAGATCCGTACGAAGACCGTGTCCGACGCGGTCAAGCACGGCATCGCGTACGTGACCGAGGACCGCAAGCACTACGGCCTCAACCTCATCGACACCATCAACCGGAACATCTCGCTCAGCGCGCTGGGCAAGGTGGCCAAGGGCGGTGTGGTCGACGAGCACGCGGAGCGACAGGTCGCCGAGGGCTTCCGCAAGTCGATGAACATCAAGGCGCCGACCGTCTTCGAGCCGGTGGGCAAGCTGTCGGGCGGCAACCAGCAGAAGGTCGTCCTCAGCAAGTGGATCTTCGCGGGGCCCGACGTGCTGATCCTGGACGAGCCGACCCGCGGCATCGACGTGGGCGCCAAGTTCGAGATCTACACGGTCATCGACAAACTGGCCGCCGAGGGCAAGGCGGTCGTCTTCATCTCCTCCGAGCTGCCCGAACTGCTCGGAATGTGCGACCGCATCTACACGATGTCCGCCGGGCGGCTGACCGGTGAGGTCCAGCGGGCCGAGGCCACGCAGGAAGTGCTGATGCGCCAGATGACGAAGGACAAGAGGTAA
- a CDS encoding arabinan endo-1,5-alpha-L-arabinosidase, which yields MSRTPGRTPGRTRRTRRTALLALPAAILLALVPTTASAYPNPGTVTGSTVVHDPTMIRTSSGQYLLYATGGGLGHKTSANRIAFSAGSDAFGTKPGWWSSYATEAWAPDISYQGGKYLMYYAVSTFGSNRSAIGLAASTTGLPGSWSDYGTVYTSTTSSDYNAIDPNLFVDGDGKWWLSFGSWWTGLKMIQINPSTGKQLSSNTTRYSIASRPTGTKAVEAPSVVKRNGYYYLFASYDTCCAGTGSTYKVKVGRATSVTGPYYDKSGVSLMNNGGTPVLESHGRYIGPGGQSIMADSDGDLIVYHYYDGQDNGTPKLGINLLNWSSGWPVAY from the coding sequence GTGAGCCGCACCCCCGGCAGGACCCCCGGCAGGACCCGCAGGACCCGCAGGACAGCACTCCTCGCACTCCCCGCGGCGATCCTGCTCGCCCTCGTCCCCACCACCGCCTCCGCGTACCCGAACCCGGGCACCGTCACCGGCTCGACCGTCGTCCACGACCCCACGATGATCCGCACCTCGTCCGGCCAGTACCTGCTGTACGCCACCGGCGGCGGCCTCGGCCACAAGACGTCGGCCAACCGGATCGCCTTCAGCGCCGGTTCCGACGCCTTCGGCACCAAGCCGGGCTGGTGGTCGTCGTACGCGACCGAGGCCTGGGCGCCCGACATCTCGTACCAGGGCGGCAAGTACCTGATGTACTACGCCGTCTCGACCTTCGGCTCGAACAGGTCGGCCATCGGACTGGCCGCCTCGACGACCGGACTGCCGGGCTCCTGGAGCGACTACGGGACGGTCTACACGTCCACCACCTCCAGCGACTACAACGCCATCGACCCGAACCTCTTCGTCGACGGCGACGGCAAGTGGTGGCTGTCCTTCGGCAGTTGGTGGACCGGGCTGAAGATGATCCAGATCAACCCGTCGACCGGCAAGCAGCTCTCCTCGAACACCACGCGCTACTCGATCGCGTCCCGCCCGACCGGCACCAAGGCCGTGGAGGCGCCGTCCGTCGTCAAGCGCAACGGCTACTACTACCTGTTCGCCTCGTACGACACCTGCTGCGCCGGCACCGGTTCCACGTACAAGGTCAAGGTCGGCCGGGCCACCAGCGTCACCGGACCGTACTACGACAAGAGCGGTGTCTCCCTGATGAACAACGGCGGCACCCCCGTGCTGGAGTCGCACGGCCGCTACATCGGGCCCGGCGGTCAGTCGATCATGGCGGACTCGGACGGCGACCTGATCGTCTACCACTACTACGACGGCCAGGACAACGGCACTCCCAAACTCGGCATCAACCTCCTGAACTGGAGCAGCGGATGGCCCGTCGCCTACTGA
- a CDS encoding aldose epimerase family protein, with translation MHDRNRHASGRQEPVKELFGELADGTKVHRWSLENGGTRLRVLSYGGIVQSLELPDRRGRYAGISLGFDSVEAYEASSPYFGAIIGRYGNRIAGGRFTLDGEDHRLPVNDGGHHLHGGPEGFDRGVWDVAEFASGSDVGLVLRRTSPDGEMGYPGTLRVKVTYTLTGQGDWRIDYEATTDRATVVNLTSHVYWNLAGEGAGSVHDHELMIAASRYTPVDAGLVPTGELAGVEGTPFDFRHLKPVGAELRRSDPQLLHAKGIDHNMVLDKGLTERPEHFATLREPVSGRTLKIATTEPGVQLYTGNFLDGTLVGPGGRAYRQGDAVCLETQHFPDSPNRPEFPSTVLRPGGTYRSTTIHSFNL, from the coding sequence GTGCACGACAGGAACCGCCACGCCTCGGGAAGACAGGAACCGGTGAAAGAACTTTTTGGCGAACTCGCCGACGGAACGAAGGTCCACCGCTGGTCGCTGGAGAACGGCGGCACGCGGCTGAGGGTCCTGTCGTACGGCGGTATCGTCCAGTCCCTGGAACTCCCCGACCGCCGCGGCAGATACGCCGGCATCTCGCTCGGCTTCGACAGCGTCGAGGCGTACGAGGCGTCCAGTCCGTACTTCGGCGCGATCATCGGCCGGTACGGCAACCGGATCGCCGGGGGCCGGTTCACGCTCGACGGCGAGGACCACCGGCTGCCCGTGAACGACGGCGGCCACCACCTGCACGGCGGGCCCGAGGGCTTCGACCGGGGGGTCTGGGACGTGGCGGAGTTCGCGTCCGGCTCCGACGTCGGCCTCGTGCTGCGCCGCACCAGCCCCGACGGCGAGATGGGCTACCCCGGCACCCTGCGGGTGAAGGTCACCTACACCCTCACCGGGCAGGGCGACTGGCGGATCGACTACGAGGCGACCACCGACCGGGCCACCGTCGTCAACCTCACCAGCCACGTGTACTGGAACCTGGCCGGCGAGGGCGCGGGCTCCGTCCACGACCACGAGCTGATGATCGCCGCGTCCCGCTACACACCGGTCGACGCCGGGCTCGTGCCGACCGGCGAACTCGCCGGGGTCGAGGGCACCCCCTTCGACTTCCGACATCTGAAGCCGGTCGGGGCGGAGCTGCGGCGCTCGGACCCGCAGCTCCTGCACGCCAAGGGCATCGACCACAACATGGTCCTCGACAAGGGGCTCACGGAGCGGCCCGAGCACTTCGCGACCCTGCGGGAGCCGGTCTCCGGACGCACCCTGAAAATCGCCACGACCGAGCCGGGCGTGCAGCTGTACACCGGGAACTTCCTGGACGGCACCCTCGTCGGCCCCGGCGGCCGGGCCTACCGGCAGGGCGACGCGGTCTGCCTGGAGACCCAGCACTTCCCCGACTCGCCGAACCGCCCGGAGTTCCCCTCGACCGTGCTCAGGCCGGGCGGGACGTACCGGTCGACGACGATCCATTCGTTCAACTTGTAA
- the chvE gene encoding multiple monosaccharide ABC transporter substrate-binding protein, translating to MRNRKAALSAIAAAASLALTLSACGQDSDGGSESSKGESKKGSTVGIAMPTKSSERWIADGANVEKNLKAAGYKTKLAFGEDDPDTQVSQIENMITQGVSALIIAAIDNKSLDNVLQQAKDADIPVISYDRLILNSPNVDYYASFDNEKVGELQGGYIVEKLGLKDGSKKGPFNVELFAGSNDDNNTQYFFKGAMNALQPYIDKKQLVVKSGQTKLNQVTTLRWDGGTAQKRMDDLLTSAYKSAKVDAVLSPYDGISIGILSALKSDDYGSKSKPLPIVTGQDAEVASVKSIIAGQQTQTVYKDTRKLAEVAAKMVDAVLNDKKPETNDTKTYDNGAKVVPAFLLEPVNVDKSNYKATVVDSGYIKESDLK from the coding sequence ATGCGCAATCGCAAGGCAGCCCTCTCCGCCATAGCCGCGGCAGCCTCCCTCGCCCTCACCCTCTCCGCCTGCGGGCAGGACAGTGACGGCGGCAGTGAGAGCAGCAAGGGAGAGTCGAAGAAGGGGTCGACCGTCGGCATCGCGATGCCGACGAAGTCCTCCGAGCGCTGGATCGCCGACGGCGCCAACGTCGAGAAGAACCTGAAGGCGGCCGGTTACAAGACCAAGCTGGCCTTCGGTGAGGACGACCCCGACACCCAGGTCTCGCAGATCGAGAACATGATCACGCAGGGTGTCTCCGCGCTGATCATCGCGGCGATCGACAACAAGTCGCTCGACAACGTTCTCCAGCAGGCCAAGGACGCCGACATCCCGGTCATCTCCTACGACCGCCTGATCCTCAACTCGCCGAACGTCGACTACTACGCGTCGTTCGACAACGAGAAGGTCGGCGAGCTCCAGGGCGGCTACATCGTCGAGAAGCTCGGCCTGAAGGACGGCTCCAAGAAGGGCCCGTTCAACGTCGAGCTCTTCGCCGGCTCGAACGACGACAACAACACCCAGTACTTCTTCAAGGGCGCGATGAACGCCCTGCAGCCGTACATCGACAAGAAGCAGCTGGTCGTCAAGTCGGGCCAGACGAAGCTCAACCAGGTCACCACCCTGCGCTGGGACGGCGGCACCGCCCAGAAGCGCATGGACGACCTGCTGACCTCGGCGTACAAGAGCGCCAAGGTCGACGCGGTGCTCTCGCCCTACGACGGCATCTCCATCGGCATCCTGTCCGCGCTCAAGTCGGACGACTACGGCTCCAAGAGCAAGCCGCTGCCGATCGTCACGGGCCAGGACGCCGAGGTCGCCTCGGTCAAGTCGATCATCGCCGGCCAGCAGACGCAGACGGTCTACAAGGACACCCGCAAGCTCGCCGAGGTGGCCGCGAAGATGGTCGACGCGGTGCTGAACGACAAGAAGCCCGAGACGAACGACACGAAGACGTACGACAACGGCGCGAAGGTCGTTCCCGCATTCCTGCTGGAGCCGGTCAACGTCGACAAGAGCAACTACAAGGCGACGGTCGTCGACTCCGGCTACATCAAGGAAAGCGACCTCAAGTAA
- a CDS encoding nitronate monooxygenase family protein has translation MLTTRFCETFGVEHPIVQGGMQWVGRAELVAAVADAGALGFLTALTQPTPEALVGEIARCRELTDKPFGVNLTILPSINPPPYDEYRRAIIESGVQVVETAGFSPEEHLPEFRAHGVKVLHKCTSVRHAVKAEKMGVDAVSIDGFECAGHPGEDDVPGLVLIPAVTRRLSVPVIASGGFTDGRGLVAALALGAEGITMGTRFLCTVESPVHQRVKEQIVAGSELATELIFRSLRNTARVASNSVSRKVVDILGAGGEFADVRDLVAGVRGRKVFEDGDLEAGIWSVGMGQGLIDDIPTVRDVVRRIVAEAEDLISGRLAAATRRDH, from the coding sequence ATGCTGACCACACGGTTCTGTGAGACATTCGGCGTGGAACACCCCATTGTCCAGGGCGGCATGCAGTGGGTGGGGCGGGCGGAACTCGTCGCCGCGGTCGCCGACGCCGGTGCGCTCGGATTTCTGACGGCCCTCACCCAGCCGACACCGGAGGCGCTCGTCGGGGAGATCGCGCGCTGCCGGGAACTGACCGACAAGCCGTTCGGCGTCAACCTGACGATTCTGCCCTCGATCAACCCGCCGCCGTACGACGAGTACCGGCGGGCGATCATCGAATCCGGTGTGCAGGTCGTGGAGACCGCAGGCTTCAGCCCCGAGGAACACCTGCCGGAGTTCCGGGCGCACGGCGTGAAGGTCCTGCACAAGTGCACGAGTGTCCGGCACGCGGTGAAGGCGGAGAAGATGGGCGTCGACGCTGTGAGCATCGACGGATTCGAGTGCGCCGGCCACCCCGGTGAGGACGACGTTCCCGGTCTGGTCCTCATTCCCGCCGTGACGCGTCGTCTGTCCGTCCCGGTGATCGCCTCCGGCGGTTTCACGGACGGGCGGGGACTGGTCGCGGCGCTGGCGCTGGGTGCCGAGGGGATCACCATGGGCACGCGGTTCCTGTGCACCGTCGAGTCCCCGGTGCACCAGCGCGTCAAGGAGCAGATCGTCGCCGGCAGCGAACTGGCCACCGAGCTGATCTTCCGGTCTCTGCGCAACACCGCCCGCGTGGCGAGCAACTCCGTCAGCCGGAAGGTCGTCGACATACTCGGCGCCGGGGGCGAGTTCGCCGACGTACGGGACCTGGTCGCCGGTGTCCGCGGGCGCAAGGTGTTCGAGGACGGCGATCTGGAAGCCGGTATCTGGAGCGTCGGCATGGGCCAGGGCCTCATCGACGACATCCCGACCGTCCGGGACGTCGTACGGCGCATCGTGGCGGAGGCCGAAGACCTGATCAGCGGGAGGCTGGCCGCCGCCACCCGCCGCGATCACTGA
- a CDS encoding family 43 glycosylhydrolase, whose amino-acid sequence MARRLLTLLAALLLALSLGQSSASAATFTNPVKSVKGADPWISYHDGNYYLVTTSWTDVITMRKSPTLGGLATAPSVQVWKGDAASRCCNIWAPELHHSGGKWYLYFVAGQNVSDYNPTQRTHVLESSGSDPLGPYTYKNQLNSAWMLDPSVLNVNGQLYLLGSASGGTQNLVIAPLANPYTLSGSFSTISTPTYDWEKSGGTVNEGPEVLQRNGVTRIVYSASGCWTPDYKLGQLTLTGSNPLSASSWTKKSTPVFQRNDGAGVYGPGHNGFFTSPDGSESWIVYHANDSAGDGCDNGRTTRAQKFTWNSDGSPNLGTPVALGAGLAGPSGEPSGTSTTYTLTNRNSGKCLEVAGGSTADGGNVQQYACNGGNHQKWRVEDRGDDTSRLVNVGSGKVLDTADCSTADGADLRQWAWLDNTCQRFRFLATSGGYVRVVNQASGKVADVADCSAADGADVRQWTWLDNTCQQWRFNPA is encoded by the coding sequence ATGGCCCGTCGCCTACTGACCCTGCTGGCCGCGCTGCTGCTCGCCCTGTCGCTGGGGCAGTCCTCGGCGAGCGCGGCCACTTTCACCAACCCGGTCAAGTCGGTGAAGGGCGCCGACCCCTGGATCTCGTACCACGACGGCAACTACTACCTGGTGACGACGAGTTGGACCGACGTCATCACGATGAGGAAGTCACCGACCCTGGGCGGGCTCGCGACCGCGCCCAGCGTGCAGGTGTGGAAGGGCGACGCGGCCTCGCGCTGCTGCAACATCTGGGCGCCCGAGCTCCACCACTCCGGCGGCAAGTGGTACCTGTACTTCGTGGCCGGGCAGAACGTCTCCGACTACAACCCGACCCAGCGCACCCACGTCCTGGAGAGTTCCGGCTCCGACCCGCTGGGCCCGTACACGTACAAGAACCAGCTGAACAGTGCCTGGATGCTGGATCCGAGCGTGCTGAACGTGAACGGGCAGCTGTATCTGCTGGGCAGCGCGAGCGGGGGTACGCAGAACCTCGTCATCGCGCCCCTGGCCAACCCGTACACGCTCAGCGGATCCTTCTCGACGATCTCCACGCCGACGTACGACTGGGAGAAGTCGGGCGGGACGGTGAACGAGGGGCCCGAAGTGCTCCAGCGGAACGGGGTCACGCGGATCGTCTACTCCGCGAGCGGGTGCTGGACGCCCGACTACAAGCTCGGGCAGCTGACCCTGACCGGGTCCAACCCGCTCTCCGCGTCGTCCTGGACGAAGAAGTCCACGCCGGTCTTCCAGCGCAACGACGGCGCGGGGGTGTACGGGCCCGGGCACAACGGGTTCTTCACCTCACCGGACGGGTCGGAGAGCTGGATCGTCTACCACGCCAACGACAGCGCGGGTGACGGCTGCGACAACGGGCGGACGACCCGGGCGCAGAAGTTCACCTGGAACTCCGACGGGTCGCCGAACCTGGGGACACCGGTGGCGCTCGGGGCGGGGCTGGCGGGGCCGTCCGGGGAGCCGTCGGGCACCTCGACGACGTACACGCTCACCAACCGCAACAGCGGCAAGTGCCTTGAGGTGGCCGGGGGTTCGACCGCCGACGGGGGCAACGTCCAGCAGTACGCCTGCAACGGCGGGAACCACCAGAAGTGGCGGGTGGAGGACCGGGGCGACGACACCAGCCGGCTGGTGAACGTCGGGTCCGGGAAGGTGCTGGACACGGCCGACTGCTCCACCGCCGACGGGGCCGACCTGCGGCAGTGGGCGTGGCTCGACAACACCTGCCAGCGGTTCCGGTTCCTGGCCACGAGCGGGGGGTACGTACGGGTGGTCAACCAGGCCAGCGGGAAGGTCGCGGACGTGGCCGACTGCTCCGCGGCCGACGGGGCCGACGTCCGGCAGTGGACGTGGCTGGACAACACCTGCCAGCAGTGGCGCTTCAATCCGGCCTGA
- a CDS encoding histidinol-phosphate transaminase produces MADNVTSLFRTGAHSPSMAALARESGEAGPVDFCIPCNPYFPSPRMMDELTTRLRDIITYYPSSADTITAELCNLLQLPPQCVAMGNGSTELITWIDHLLVRESLAIPVPTFGRWTDQPLETGKRVDMFPLQESNGFALDPAQYIQFIRSRGTRAAVICNPNNPDGGFLPKQTVLAFCDALADLDLIVIDESFLEFADAESEPSIVEEAVMRPNVIVLRSLGKNFGLHGVRFGYMVANPGLAGRIRSMLPKWNLNAFAETVVFMLKDYGAEYVESLHMVRRDRLDMARQLSTLPGLTVYPSQGNFLFVRLPVGAEGTVVRDRLLTEHRILVRECGNKIGSSSRFLRLVVRPQADVQRLVSGLESVLYGTVRRGAVVPELSTGTSYSSGTAAVDRLVGSTNGHGYPGLAGAANGMVGQPQPLTAGAGAGSMMGQPQQQQRQQQQQQLPQPVPQPVPQPVPMPVPMPMPQPVVAAANGMVGQPQPMTAAQARGTTGMPDGLTAVTAQGQPQGFPPPPPQPAGGWPNTPGASGTNWPTAGAPGRAG; encoded by the coding sequence ATGGCCGACAATGTCACCTCGCTGTTCCGCACCGGCGCGCACAGCCCCTCGATGGCCGCGCTGGCACGCGAGAGCGGGGAGGCGGGTCCGGTGGACTTCTGCATCCCGTGCAATCCGTACTTTCCCTCGCCCAGGATGATGGACGAGCTGACCACTCGGCTGCGCGACATCATCACGTACTACCCGAGCAGCGCGGACACGATCACCGCGGAACTGTGCAATCTGCTCCAACTGCCGCCCCAGTGCGTGGCGATGGGCAACGGCTCGACGGAGCTGATCACCTGGATCGACCACCTGCTGGTCCGGGAGTCCCTCGCCATCCCCGTCCCCACCTTCGGCCGCTGGACCGACCAGCCGCTGGAGACCGGCAAGCGCGTCGACATGTTCCCGCTCCAGGAGAGCAACGGCTTCGCCCTCGACCCGGCGCAGTACATCCAGTTCATCCGCTCCCGGGGCACCCGCGCGGCCGTCATCTGCAACCCGAACAACCCCGACGGCGGCTTCCTGCCCAAGCAGACGGTCCTGGCCTTCTGCGACGCGCTCGCCGACCTCGACCTGATCGTCATCGACGAGTCGTTCCTGGAGTTCGCCGACGCGGAGAGCGAGCCGAGCATCGTCGAGGAGGCGGTGATGCGGCCCAACGTCATCGTGCTGCGCAGCCTCGGCAAGAACTTCGGGCTGCACGGCGTGCGGTTCGGCTACATGGTGGCCAACCCCGGCCTGGCGGGCCGGATCCGCTCGATGCTGCCGAAGTGGAACCTGAACGCCTTCGCGGAGACCGTGGTCTTCATGCTCAAGGACTACGGGGCCGAGTACGTGGAGAGCCTGCACATGGTGCGCCGCGACCGGCTCGACATGGCGCGCCAGTTGTCCACGCTGCCCGGCCTCACCGTCTACCCCTCGCAGGGGAACTTCCTCTTCGTACGCCTGCCCGTGGGCGCCGAGGGGACCGTGGTGCGGGACCGGCTGCTCACCGAGCACCGGATCCTGGTCCGCGAGTGCGGCAACAAGATCGGTTCGTCCAGTCGCTTCCTGCGGCTCGTGGTGCGCCCCCAGGCGGACGTCCAACGCCTGGTGTCCGGCCTGGAGTCGGTGCTCTACGGGACCGTCAGGAGGGGCGCCGTCGTGCCCGAGCTGAGCACAGGGACCAGCTACAGCTCGGGTACGGCGGCCGTCGACCGGCTCGTCGGTTCGACCAACGGGCACGGGTATCCGGGGCTCGCGGGAGCGGCGAACGGGATGGTCGGACAACCGCAGCCGCTCACCGCGGGGGCGGGCGCGGGCTCGATGATGGGTCAGCCGCAACAGCAACAACGACAACAGCAGCAGCAGCAGTTGCCTCAGCCGGTACCTCAGCCGGTACCGCAGCCGGTGCCCATGCCGGTACCGATGCCGATGCCGCAGCCGGTGGTCGCCGCGGCGAACGGGATGGTCGGACAGCCGCAGCCGATGACCGCCGCGCAGGCGCGCGGCACGACGGGGATGCCGGACGGGCTGACCGCGGTGACCGCGCAGGGCCAGCCGCAGGGTTTCCCGCCACCGCCGCCCCAGCCGGCCGGAGGATGGCCGAACACCCCGGGCGCGTCCGGCACGAACTGGCCGACAGCAGGCGCCCCGGGCCGCGCCGGCTGA